In Nocardia asteroides, a single genomic region encodes these proteins:
- a CDS encoding type II toxin-antitoxin system HicB family antitoxin, producing MNQHVFFSQDRSADPIFTYRSRPIACFGMADTLAEARADFHEALALALDDDEPVPTVIEHLERPHPDGFWVRIRLDAGARDRDYAARVLANAWRGGSAPTENLTAILDRSRTDIGEPVVIVCLPEDSIRSVVDEFGHGESCAVAISSANLIEAMTRPGSRASRSEIAEQWTIPCPHSKIRD from the coding sequence ATGAACCAGCACGTGTTCTTCTCCCAGGATCGGAGCGCCGACCCGATATTCACCTACCGGTCCCGGCCGATCGCCTGCTTCGGCATGGCCGACACGCTCGCGGAAGCACGGGCGGACTTCCACGAAGCCCTCGCTCTGGCTCTGGACGACGACGAGCCGGTGCCGACCGTGATCGAGCACCTCGAGCGCCCGCATCCCGATGGCTTCTGGGTGCGCATCCGCCTGGACGCGGGGGCCCGTGATCGCGACTACGCAGCGCGGGTACTCGCGAACGCTTGGCGTGGCGGATCGGCACCAACCGAGAACCTGACCGCCATTCTCGACCGCTCGCGGACCGATATCGGCGAACCCGTTGTCATCGTCTGTCTTCCCGAGGACTCGATTCGCTCGGTGGTCGATGAATTCGGCCACGGGGAATCGTGTGCCGTGGCGATTTCGTCGGCGAACCTCATCGAAGCCATGACGCGACCTGGATCTCGGGCATCGCGCTCGGAGATCGCGGAGCAGTGGACTATCCCGTGTCCTCACTCGAAGATCAGGGACTGA
- a CDS encoding YdeI/OmpD-associated family protein: MAEIFTTRVELDGKTATGLPVPDAVVEALGGGKRPKISVTIGGHSYASSVAVRGGGYKIPLSSANRAAAGIAAGDTVEVTIELDTAERTVEIPDELAAAFAENPAARAAFDALSYSKQRQRAEPVAAAKQRETRDRRVAAIIAELSGG; the protein is encoded by the coding sequence GTGGCGGAGATCTTCACGACGCGGGTCGAGCTCGACGGCAAGACGGCGACCGGGCTGCCGGTGCCGGACGCGGTGGTCGAGGCGCTGGGCGGCGGGAAGCGGCCGAAGATCTCGGTGACGATCGGCGGGCACAGTTATGCGAGCAGCGTTGCCGTCCGGGGCGGCGGGTACAAGATTCCGCTGAGCTCGGCCAATCGGGCGGCGGCCGGGATCGCGGCGGGGGACACCGTGGAGGTGACGATCGAGCTCGATACCGCCGAGCGGACGGTGGAGATCCCGGACGAACTGGCGGCGGCGTTCGCGGAGAACCCCGCCGCGCGCGCCGCGTTCGACGCACTGTCGTACAGCAAGCAGAGGCAGCGTGCCGAGCCGGTGGCGGCGGCGAAGCAGCGGGAGACGCGGGACAGGCGGGTGGCGGCGATCATCGCCGAGCTGAGCGGCGGCTGA
- a CDS encoding LLM class F420-dependent oxidoreductase: MAKYDLGKFGVWRGYQGFTPEDAQELEKLGFGALWLGGSPPAELPVVESLLEATETLTVGTSIVNIWTAEAKATAESFHRIEARFPGRFLLGVGVGHRENDGSEAIKPYDALVRYLDELDAAGVPVESRALAALGPRVLELARDRSAGALPYLAPPEHTRNARATLGASSLLVAEQKVVLDADAERAREVARRMVPFYLGLTNYVNNLRRLGFTEEDLAKPGSDRLIDTLAVHGSPAEVADGVLAHLDAAADHVAIQALNHDYLAALRALAEVLPTE; encoded by the coding sequence ATGGCCAAATACGATCTGGGCAAGTTCGGTGTGTGGCGCGGCTACCAGGGGTTCACCCCGGAGGACGCGCAGGAGCTGGAGAAACTCGGGTTCGGCGCGCTGTGGCTGGGGGGCTCGCCGCCGGCCGAGTTGCCGGTGGTGGAGTCGCTGCTGGAGGCTACGGAGACGCTCACGGTCGGCACGAGCATCGTGAACATCTGGACGGCGGAGGCGAAGGCTACCGCGGAGTCGTTCCATCGGATCGAGGCCCGGTTCCCGGGACGGTTCCTGCTCGGTGTCGGCGTCGGGCACCGGGAGAACGACGGGTCGGAGGCGATCAAGCCGTACGACGCGCTGGTGCGGTACCTGGACGAGCTCGACGCGGCGGGCGTGCCGGTCGAGAGCAGGGCGCTGGCGGCGCTGGGGCCGCGGGTGCTCGAGCTCGCGCGGGACCGGTCGGCGGGGGCGCTGCCGTATCTTGCGCCGCCGGAGCACACGCGGAACGCCCGCGCGACGCTCGGCGCGAGTTCGCTGCTGGTGGCCGAGCAGAAGGTGGTGCTGGACGCGGACGCGGAACGGGCGCGGGAGGTCGCCAGGCGCATGGTTCCGTTCTATCTGGGGCTCACGAACTACGTGAACAATCTGCGGCGCCTCGGGTTCACCGAGGAGGACCTCGCCAAGCCGGGGAGCGATCGGCTGATCGACACGCTGGCGGTGCACGGTTCGCCTGCCGAGGTAGCGGACGGGGTGCTGGCGCATCTGGACGCGGCCGCGGACCACGTCGCGATCCAGGCGTTGAACCACGATTACCTCGCGGCGCTGCGCGCACTGGCCGAGGTACTGCCGACCGAGTAG
- a CDS encoding TIGR03854 family LLM class F420-dependent oxidoreductase encodes MKIRFGVGIGANTDPAELAGLVDGLEQAGVDSLWFSELIYSPAVDPVVGMAFAVSRTRNLKVGTSVAILPGRHPVLVGKQLASLAALAPKRVLPVFGLQPAGPGERDLFPVAGRRGDVFDESLALLRAVLRSDDVDFDGDYFSVRGAGVGRRPGRPLDIWLGGRAPAAFRRIGRYGDGWLGSFLTPAEAAAGVVAINREAAEASREIEADHFGITLLLAEDGIPGPLASRIRSQRPDTDPADVIAGSWPDLHRLIDGYLEAGLTKFVVVPASGKPMEGFIDRFVAELSPRQN; translated from the coding sequence GTGAAGATTCGATTCGGCGTCGGCATCGGCGCGAACACCGACCCGGCGGAGCTGGCCGGGCTGGTGGACGGGCTCGAGCAGGCCGGCGTCGACTCGCTCTGGTTCTCCGAGCTGATCTACTCACCGGCGGTGGACCCGGTCGTCGGCATGGCGTTCGCCGTGTCCCGGACGCGAAACCTGAAGGTCGGCACCTCGGTCGCGATCCTGCCCGGCCGGCACCCGGTCCTGGTCGGGAAGCAGCTCGCGTCGCTGGCCGCGCTCGCCCCCAAGCGCGTGCTCCCGGTCTTCGGCCTGCAACCGGCCGGACCGGGGGAGCGCGACCTGTTCCCGGTCGCCGGCCGCCGCGGTGACGTCTTCGACGAATCCCTTGCCCTGCTGCGCGCCGTATTACGTTCGGACGATGTCGATTTCGACGGTGACTACTTCTCCGTGCGCGGCGCCGGAGTCGGCAGGCGCCCCGGCCGCCCGCTCGACATCTGGCTCGGCGGCCGCGCCCCCGCCGCCTTCCGCCGCATCGGCCGGTACGGCGACGGTTGGCTCGGCAGCTTCCTCACCCCCGCCGAAGCCGCCGCCGGAGTCGTCGCCATCAACCGGGAGGCCGCCGAAGCCTCGCGAGAAATCGAAGCGGACCACTTCGGCATCACCCTGCTCCTCGCCGAAGACGGCATCCCCGGCCCCCTCGCCTCCCGCATCCGCAGCCAGCGCCCCGACACCGACCCCGCCGATGTCATCGCCGGAAGTTGGCCCGACCTGCACCGCCTGATCGACGGCTACCTCGAGGCCGGACTCACCAAATTCGTCGTGGTCCCCGCGAGCGGCAAACCCATGGAGGGCTTCATCGACCGCTTCGTCGCCGAGCTGAGCCCCAGGCAGAACTGA
- a CDS encoding class I SAM-dependent methyltransferase, which produces MTSRTIGNHHDYLPAAGNDLFLPFYDLLSRALGSPAVHHTLLAQSGVESGHAVLEIGCGTGNLTILAQRAVPGADVTGTDPDPRALARAERKAPALRFERAYAQELPQPDGSVDRVLSALMLHHLDAETKAAVAAEAFRVLRPGGRLHIADIGGPMTPADGFAARLHLRSAHVRGNLGDALPSVLRTAGFDTEQLLSHPHRALGRVTYYRATRPGNAER; this is translated from the coding sequence ATGACCTCGCGAACCATCGGAAACCACCACGACTACCTGCCCGCGGCGGGCAACGACCTGTTCCTGCCCTTCTACGACCTGCTCAGCCGGGCACTCGGCAGCCCGGCCGTGCACCACACCCTGCTCGCGCAGTCCGGTGTCGAGAGCGGCCACGCCGTGCTCGAAATCGGCTGCGGCACCGGCAACCTGACGATTCTCGCGCAGCGCGCGGTGCCCGGCGCCGACGTGACCGGCACCGACCCCGACCCGCGCGCCCTCGCCCGCGCCGAGCGCAAGGCCCCCGCCCTCCGCTTCGAGCGCGCCTACGCCCAGGAGCTGCCGCAGCCCGACGGCAGCGTCGACCGCGTGCTCTCCGCGCTCATGCTGCACCACCTCGACGCCGAGACGAAAGCCGCGGTCGCCGCCGAAGCCTTCCGTGTCCTGCGCCCCGGCGGCCGGCTGCACATCGCCGACATCGGCGGGCCGATGACCCCCGCCGACGGGTTCGCCGCTCGCCTGCACCTGCGCAGCGCACACGTGCGCGGCAATCTCGGCGACGCGCTGCCGTCGGTGCTGCGCACGGCGGGCTTCGACACCGAGCAGCTGCTGTCCCACCCGCATCGCGCCCTCGGCCGCGTCACCTACTACCGCGCCACCCGCCCCGGAAATGCTGAGCGCTGA